From a single Phocoena sinus isolate mPhoSin1 chromosome 1, mPhoSin1.pri, whole genome shotgun sequence genomic region:
- the TNFSF4 gene encoding tumor necrosis factor ligand superfamily member 4: MEGVQPLDEHVGNAPGRRFLRNKLLLVSSVIQGLGLLLCLTYICLRFSAQVPSQYPPIQSIRVQFTKCENENGFIITSPNKDGTMKVQNNSIIINCDGFYLISLKGYFSQELSLRLQYRKGREPLFSLSKVTSVDSVTVASLAFKDKVYLDVTTHSASCEDIQVNGGELILIHQNPGGFCVY; encoded by the exons ATGGAAGGGGTCCAACCCCTGGATGAGCATGTTGGAAACGCACCAGGACGGAGATTCTTGAGGAACAAGCTATTGCTGGTGTCCTCCGTAATtcaggggctggggctgctcCTGTGTCTCACCTACATCTGTCTGCGCTTCTCTGCTCAG GTGCCATCTCAATACCCTCCAATCCAAAGTATCAGAGTACAGTTTACCA AGTGTGAAAATGAGAATGGTTTCATCATCACATCCCCAAACAAGGATGGAACCATGAAGGTGCAAAACAACTCAATCATCATCAACTGTGATGGGTTTTATCTCATCTCCCTGAAGGGCTACTTCTCTCAGGAGCTCAGCCTCAGGCTTCAGTACCGGAAGGGTCGAGAACCCCTCTTCTCCCTGAGCAAGGTCACATCTGTTGACTCTGTCACAGTAGCCAGTCTGGCTTTCAAGGACAAAGTCTACCTGGATGTGACCACTCACAGTGCCTCCTGCGAAGACATTCAGGTGAATGGTGGGGAATTGATTCTCATTCATCAAAATCCTGGTGGATTCTGTGTCTACTGA